The Fimbriimonadia bacterium region ACCGCCTGTCCTTCCTTCACGGCAACTACGTGACGCTCACGAACCTGAAAGAAGACGAGTTCGAGCGTATCTGTCGCGAAGGATTATCTCCGATGTACGTCTCGGTGCACGCCACGGACCCTGTCCTGCGAGGAGGCATGCTGGGACGCAAGGAGCCTGCACCGGTGCTCGACCAACTCGCGACTCTTGCCGAGAACGGGATTGACAGCCACGCGCAAGTGGTGCTGTGCCCGGGTTGGAACGACGGCGCGGCTCTGGACCGAACCGTGCACGAGCTGGCAACACTCCACCCTCGCGTATCCGGACGTAGCGCCGGCGTGCTGTCGGTAGCTTTGGTGCCGGTCGGGCTCACGAAGCATCGCGAGCGGCTGACAAAGCTGACCCCAGTGGATGCAGAGTACGCAGCGGAGTTGTTGAAGCAGGCAGAGGGCCTACGCGCCGAGATGCTGTCCCGAATCGGCACGGCTTTCGTGTTCCCTTCCGACGAGTGGTTCTTCTATGCAGGCAAGCCCTACCCGCCGCGCAAGTGGTACGAGGACTTTCCGCAGTACGAAGACGGCATCGGCACCTGTCGCAAGTTCATAGACGAAGCGCGGGCGGCGCTGAGACGGGCTCGCCCTCCAGAGAGGCCGATCTCGGCATCCATCCTAACCTCCCCCCTGCCTGCGAGCGTGATTCGAGATTTCGCCGAGGCTGCGTCGCGGATCGAAGGCATCTCGCTGAACGTGTGCGTGGTGGAGAACCACTTTTTCGGCCCGCTCATCAACGTGGCGGGGCTGATGACGGGAGCAGATATGATCGAGCGAATGGCCCAGCCCGACGTGCGGGACACTGTGTTCGTGCCGTCGGTGTGCGTGAACGCGGAAGGCCTGCTCCTCGACGACATCCCGGCTGCGGAACTTTCGCGTCGCTCGGACAAGCAGGTAACTGTGGTTGAGCCGAGCCCGACTGTGCTGCTCGCCCATATCGGCGCGCTCACGAGGGGCTAGGTTCTCAATAGAGGCAAGACCAGTGCGACGAAGGGGGCGGGGAGCAGAAGGCTGTCTATCCGGTCCAGGATGCCGCCGTGACCAGGAAACAGCGTTCCCGAGTCCTTCACTCTGGCCCGACGCTTGATCGCCGACTCTAACAGGTCGCCCGCCTGCCCCAGCACTCCGACCGCCAGCCCAATGGTGAGGCCGCATGCCACGCCCAGATGGGCAAGATGGGCGAGGCCGAGCGCGACCGCAACGCTTGCCACCAAGTTGGCGACGGCGCCTTCCCAGGTCTTGCCGGGAGAAACCCGCGGCGCCAGCTTGTGCTTGCCCAGACTGCGTCCGACGAAGTAGGCCGCCGTGTCTCCGGCCCACGTAGTGATCAGCAGCGTGAGGACCAGGCGGGCACCCGGCTCCAGGCCCAACGCGGGCGACCAGTCGCCTGGCGGCGCAATCCGCAGGTAGGCGAATGCAGCAAGCGGGACACCGAGGTAAAGGATGGTGAGGGTTGCTCGAGAAACTGCGCCGCCCTGCAACAGCCGGAAGGCTTCGAGGAACCCCGATACGAACACGACTGCCAGGAGGATGATGAAGGGAAGCCCGCCGGGAACAGCCACCACCAGGATTGCCAGCGGTGCAGCAACGGCCGCGGTCAGTACCCGCGCTCGAAGGGCGCCTGCAGATGGCGTGGAGCGCAGGCTCGGCCGGTCCTCGTCACTCATCGGCTGGCAGGATACCAGAGCCCTAGTTGGGCCAGCACTTCATGGCGATCTGCACGCGGTTGTTCAGGCCCAGCTTCTTCAGAATGCGGCTCACTAGGTTCTTGACGCTCTGCTCGCTGAGTTCCAGCTTTAAAGCGATCTCGCGGTTGGAGAGCCCTTGCGCAACGAGGGCCGCGATGTCTTTCTCTCGGTGGCTTAGCCCTGAATTCCCTCGGCGCGACCGCGTCGTTATCGGCTGCGTGCCATCCAACAACCCCCACGTCTTGCCGGAAGCGACAACTCCGAGCGCCTTGAGTAGATTCTCAGTGCTGTCGGACCGTTGCAAGATTCCTCGCACCCTCGGGGGGATGGTGCTGGGGGTCAGCCGGATCGGATCATCGGCCAGAAGGACGACACTGCACGTGGGTGCCTGGGATGCGATCGCCTCGAATTGGCCGCGCGTCATCTCGTCGGCTATCGTGGCGCACAGCAGCAGGATGTCGGGTTGTGCGTCTTTGCACATCTCGACCACGTCGCAGCTCGAACCGGTACTACCCACCACGGTGATATGCGGATACCCAGATAGCAAGCTCACCATGCCGTCTCGGCAGAGGGTCAGGGAGTCCGCGATTGCGACACGCATTCTCACCGCAGCGGGGCCGTGCACATGGTTCTGCATGGTTATCTCCCCCAGGTGGCTCCGCCCCCAGCCCAGACGCCGTCTTCTTCGGCCGGCGCCTTGTCTCCGCAGCGACGGGCCGCGGGCGCGCACCTGCTGCGTCTTCTACAAGACCGAGAGTATTATAGCGTTATCATTTCGGCTTCGGCAACACCGGATGCGTAAGAAAATGGTTTCACTTGGCGCTTCTTCCGTCTAGTTCTGTCTGAACAGAGTGCGGGTTGTAGGGTTATTTGCCCTAGCTAAATATTCACAAGCCCGCATTTTCACGTGCTCTGCAGGACAGCGAGGGAGGAGATCGGAGGGGTTGCCGCCGAAGATTAGAGCCGATGGGGGAAAACCGGGACTTCCGCCCGCGCGGCCGTAGTCGCGGCCGCTATTCCGGAAGGTTGGATGTCGGATGTTCGCTTTGAACTTCTACTCGGATATCTATGGAGATGTCCTGCGGAATGACCGCAAGACCGCGACCATTCGCCTCGGCGACAAGTCGAAAAAGTACACCGAGGGTCAGCTCGTTTGGGTGACCATCGGTCGGCGATTCGGGCGGCGCCAAAAGCTGTACACTGCGATCATAGATCGGGTGGAGGTGAAGCCGCTGGAGGAGCTGTCGCCCAGGGACATCGAGCGCGAGAATCCTGAGTTCCGAACCCACGACGATGTGATCGGGCTGCTATCGCGCATCTACGACGACGTGATTACACCGCATCACTTGGTGACGGTGGTGCACTTCTCCCGCGTGCACGAGTAGGCTGTCAGAAACTCGGCAACGCACTGTTCAGGACGCTCTGCGGCCGAGTGAACTTGTGGCACCGATTGTCGTCAAAGCGGTATTGGTTAGCCTCGCTAACTCCTTCCGGCGAGGCTCGCGAGGCAGAAATAGATGGCACTGCAGACGACACGGGATAAGGTCTCCCACTTGTTGCGAAGGGCGAGCTTCGGCGCAAGCGTGAGCGAGGTCGAGGAACTCGAGAAGCTCGGCGTGGAGGGCGCGGTGGACCGCCTCCTCGACTTCGAGAAGCTGGAAGAAGGGTTCGATCTCCCAATCGAGCCGCTCGCTAGGGAGGGCAGGCTCGCCCCACCCGTCGTGGCCCTCTGGTGGACCGCTAGAATGCTCCTGACCCGAAGGCCGCTCCAGGAGAAGATGGTGCTGTTTTGGCACGACCACTTCGCGTGCAGCGGCGAGAAGGTGACGTCGGGCAATATGCTGTATGCTCAGAACCAACTCTTTCGCCGGCTCGCGCTCTCCGACTTCCGGACGATCCTGACAGAAGTGTCTAAGGACCCGGCCATGATTTTGTACTTAGACACCCAGACCAACGTGCGGGGACGTCCGAACGAGAACTACGCCCGCGAGATCATGGAGCTATTCACGCTCGGCGAGGGTAACTACACGGAGGCCGACATACAGGAAGCGGCCCGTGCCTTCACCGGATGGAGCATCCAACGACCGCAATCAAACGTCGGTGAGGGAGATGCACTTCCGATGGCTACTTTCGTCAAGCGGCCCCGGCTGCACGATGGAGGCACGAAGAAGGTGCTGGGTCAAGAGGGCGCGTTCGACGGCGAAGATATCTGCCGTATTCTCGTGGAGCATCCCGCCAGCCGCAGGTACATCTGCAAGAAGCTGTGGGAGTTCTTTGCCTATCCCGACCCAGAGGAATCCGTGATTCGCGTGCTATCCGAGAGGTTTTTTCAGAGCGGATACAGCGTAAAAGCCGCAATCCGTTATATATTGACTAGTAAGGAGTTCTACTCCGACAAGGCGGAGCGGGCTCTATACAAGTCCCCAGTGGACTTTGTGGTGGGCACCGCACGTGCGCTCGGCATCGGAGAAATGCTTGCCCGGGCTCTTCGTCAGAACCGGACCGCGGGCCTCCGAGGGCTTGTTGTCGGGAGGAGTCTGGAACAAGCGATGGCGCGAATGGGGCAGCAGCTGCTTTACCCGCCCAGCGTGGCCGGCTGGGACGGCGGTGCAGCCTGGATCAACTCCGCCACGATGGTGGAGCGGATAAAGCTCGCAGACATGCTGTTCGCACCGTCAACGGGAACTCGGGTGGGACGTGGGGTCCCAGCCCAAGCGCTGTTCGGCGAAGGGCCGCACGAAAGCGTAGAGCGAGCAGTAGACAAGGCGCTGCAAGTGCTAGACGCACGGCTGCCCCGCGAGAAGAGACAGATACTGGTAGAAACGGTGAACAAAGCAGGTGGCACGTCCGCACTGAGCGACACGGCGAAGAGCCAAGGAATCGCGCGCGGCGTGGCACGCCTCGTGTTTGCGAGTCCGGAGTACCAGTTCTGCTAGGTTGGTTTGTCCGACGAAAGGCTGGAGGCAGATAGGAATGTCGAAGCACCTAACGCGACGAGAGTTTCTAAAGAAGAGCGCCACGGTTATCGCAGTGGGTGCGGTGGCTCCCCCGTGGCTCGCCAAAATAGTGCGCGCCGACACGCTCCGCGTCGCACAAGGCGGGAAGATGCCTTCTGATCGGACTCTGGTAGTCTGCCAGTTGACGGGCGGCAACGATGGTCTCAATACCGTGATACCCTACACCCAGAAGCGCTACTACGAGATGCGTCCGGTGTTGGCGGTGAAAGACGGCGCGGGCATACCTATCTCCGAGGACCTAGCGCTGCATCCAGCACTAACAGGTCTGAAGAAGGTTTGGGATCGAAAGCATCTCGCGATCCTGAATGGGGTCGGCTATCCGAATCCGAACCGTTCGCACTTCCGTTCGATGGAGATATGGCAGACCGCCAGTACGGACACCGATGAGCGGTATGGATGGCTCGGAAGGTACCTCGACGATGTGGGGAGCCCGAAGAACCCCGTATTGGCTCTCGCGTTGGGTGTGCAGAAGGAGCAGGCACTCAACGCTCGCAACGTCTCGGTACCCACCTTCGCATCGCTGGCAGACATCCAGGCGATGATCGGTGACACGGATGCCGAGGCGGCTCTGCGTGCAATCCAAGGCATGGATGCGTCGGAAGGTTCTGCGATGCGCGATGTACAGGCCGCCACCAAATCTGCACTGAACGCGATGGCCGAACTAAATCGCAACCTGTCCAAGTACGAACCGGTGGGATCGTACGGACAAGATGCCTTCGGGAGGGGATTCCGGCAGATCGCACACCTTATCGCCGTGTCGCCCGGTACGAGAGTGATCTACTTCTCGGTAGGAGGCTTCGATACGCACTCTGCTCAGGCCGCCCAGCACGAGAAACTGTTGCGACAGTTCGGCGACGCACTCGATGCGTTCCTGCTGGAGATTGTGCACATGGGTAAGGCGGACAAGGTGGCGGTGTTAGTGTTTTCCGAGTTCGGGCGGCGAGTGCAGGAAAACGCATCGGCTGGAACGGACCACGGTGCAGCAGGTCCTATGTTCGTGGCAGGCGGCGCCGTAAAGGCCGGATTGCACGGCACCTACCCCTCTCTGGACGATCTGGACCGCGGCGACCTGAAGCACTCGGTGGACTTCCGACGGGTGTACGCGAGCGTACTCTCGCAGTGGCTCGCCGCCGACGCAGGCTCACTCCTAGGCAAGGACTACCAACCGCTCGAGCTATTCTGAAAGCGCTGCATATCCCATCGGTCTGGTAGTGTCAGTAATCCGAGTCGTCGCAGAGTGGGATGATGTCCCCGCTCAGGTGTAGGTGTGATGCCTTCTTCTCTCGCGCGTGATGACTCGTCTACACGCTCAGATCATGCTCCTCGGGCCGGGTGGCGAGCATGTCCTGACTCCCTATCCGCCGTAGCGAGAAGAGGGTGACGATGTGTCGACCGCCGTCGTCCGGTCGAGATTGGCGGACACCGCACTCTCCGAAGGTGCGCGCAGTGCCGACTTCAGCGATGCCAGCAAGCTAGGATCGGGCACCAGCCCCAGCCCCGGTCCCTCCGGCACTACCACATGCGAGTCCTCGTATCGCACCCGCTCGGCGCACACATCGTCCGCATACAGCCGCGGGCCGCTGCAATCGGAGATATACTCCAGGTTCGGTGCCACGGCACCTAACTGTGCTTGAGCTGCAGTGCCCAGCGATAGCTCCTGCGTGGTACCTATCAAGCATGGTAGCTCGGCCGCTTGTGCGACGCGCATCATGCCCAGCGCAGCCTCGAAGCCGCCGATGAATACTAGCGCTACATTCAGAATGTCAATGCTGCGGTGGCGAATCATCTCCATCACGTGCACGCGCGAATACGCGTGCTCGCTAACGGGCAAAGGACACGCTCGCCGGAACTCCGCGAAGCCCTCGTAGTCGTGTCTCAGCGCTGGGCTTTCCACGAGCAACGGGCCGTACTGCAGCAACCTCCGTGTTACTGCAAGCGCTTCCTTCCATGGTAGTATGTTGCTGAAGTCCAGCGACTTCAGCGTAACCTTGTTGCCATGCTCGTTGCGAAACTGTGCACAGAAACGTTCGTCTAGGTCCGGGCGCCGACCCACGTAGAGTCGGAAAGCGTTGTAGCCCTCCGCGATGCGCTGCCGCACCGTCTGCAGACTCTCCTCGACTTGCTCTTCCGTGGTGATGCGGAAGATGGGGTAACAAACGGGAAAGCGATCCCGGCACCTGCCACCCAGCAAGGTGCTCACCGGCACTCCCAACGACCGCGCCACCACGTCGTGCAGCGCCATGTCCACTCCGCATCGAATCACGGCGCCCATGTCGTACACATACACCTGCTCGGGGAAAGCTTGCAGCATGCGGGCGTTCAAAAGAGATATCCGGTGTGGGTCCTCACCTACCAGGAGATCGTTCAGCGTGCGCTGCAGGTCCGCAAGGTCGGGCACGTACAGAGGTAGGTGGCCTAGGTCCGACATCTCGCCCCACCCAACGGCACCATCCGCCGTCCGCAGCTCGACGATCACATGATAACTGAGCAGGCCAGTATGCCGTCGTGTGGCGACGGGATGCAGAAGCAACTCACTGATCTTCATGCAGCGCCTTCCTCATTAGCGGTATGTCGGCTACCTCTAGCATCCTCGCAGGTTTCGCATAGCCGGGAAAGTCCTCACGCTCGAACAAGTCGAGGTAGCTGCGGAGGGTCTGCTGCCCGTACGCACGATTTATGCGTGGATCCAGTAGAGCTGCGAGGTATGCCACCTGTCCACCTGCCGGCCCGAACCCCCACACCTCTATGTTTTCTATGTCGATGTCGCGCCGGGATTCCAGATAGTCTATCGCACGACTGATATCCCACGCCCACATGATCACATCGGGTCGCCCTAGGTAGGTTGCCAAGCGCATGTCGAGACCTGGCAGGCTTCCGAACCCCCTGCCGTCCAATCGCATCTCTGCGAACTCCTCACGCCTCTCCGTCGGCACCGCGTCCGTGTCGCTCAGGCCCTTCTCGGAAAAGATGATTCGCACAGGCTGCATGCCGACGGGTCTGCGCAGCAGGGTGAAGGGGATGCGAAGACCGGGCTCGGCCAGAAACGACCCACGGAACAGTTCGCCTTCGGCCGTTGCCTCACGCGTCACTTCGGCCTGCAGGGGGATGCGCTCGGGAGACGGATACAGACGCACCAGGCGATTACGCAGTGTAGCTTTCAGGTTCCCCGGACCAGTCTCTTCGGCAGCCTTTGCCAGCCGCTGTGCTTTCTCTTTGGCAAGGTCTCGCAGCGATTTCGCATCGGCGGGTGCTTTGCCGCCTGGAAAGCAGAACGATTGCGGGCTATTCGGGTCCTCCACATTGATTGGTGGGTCTCCGTCCTTTGCGGGCAGTTCCCGCGGTTCGGGTGCTGGGCCGCCGTCACCGATGCCCTGCAGGTGCTTGCGGAAGAAGCCATACATGCTCTCGCGCATCGGCTTGCTGTAGTCGTGCCCGCCCGGAGCGACGAACATACGGCAATCCTCGGCCTTGCCTGCAGCCTCGTAGAACGCGGAGAGCTTCTCGTGCGAGCGAACGAGCCCAGGTTTCGGGAACTCCGGGTCCTCCTCCGCTCCTATCAGCAGCACCGGACGTGGGACGGCAAGCGCCATCACGTCGCTGCGGTCGCCAATGCCGAACACCCCTGGCACGTGATTGCAATAGCACCCATTGTGGTAGTTGTCTTCGTAGCTCACCGCATAGCACACCGGCACATAGCAGGAGATTCTGTCGTCCACGGCCGCCGCATACATCGTAGCCATGCCACCGCCCGATGCGCCGGTCACGCCGATGCGTGTGCCGTCCACCTCGGGCCGCGTCAGCAGGTAGTCAATCCCTCGCACCACGTCCCATACCATCAGCCCGAGAGGAGGTAGTGATGCCAGGTGTAGATTCCAGTCGGAGTGGTTGCCAGGGAAGTTGCGTTCGTCGTCGTTCGGACCATAGAACCCGGGCATGTCTATGCACAACACGACGAAACCGTACAGTGCCAAGCCGACGCACCGTGCCTGCACCACAGGCTGCAGCTTCTTCTGTGGCCAGTGCCCGACGGGGCATACCACTGCGGGGAATGGTCCGCCACCGTTGATAGGGATATACAGGTAAGCGGTCGCGTAGAACTTGGGCAGCGGCTCGAACACCACCTTCTCTATCACGTACCCATCGCGCTCCAGCCTGCCTGTCACTGTCGCGTCGAGCGGAGTCTTTTCTGGCAACGGGCGAAGCCCTAGTGCACCTAACAACTCGTCCTTCCATCGAGCGCGCGACGTATCGGTCAGCTCGGACGGTGCACGGCCCTTGATGAGCTGGCGAATCTGTGCGTCGAGGTAGTTGGGCACCATGTTTCTGTCCACTTGCTGATTCAGTGTCATTGCCAGTATTAGCGATAGCAGCATCTGCTACGCCCTCCGAACTTCTGGGTTGACTGGGTGGGGAAGCATCTCACCCACGAGGCCTGCTACCAGATTCTGGGCGGCGATGCGAGCCATGCCCGTTCGCGTCTGCACACTCGCCGATCCGATGTGCGGCGTCAGCACCACGTTCTCCAGACCCAGTAAGGGGTCGTCCATCGGCAGCGGCTCCGTCACGTAGACGTCCAGGCCTGCCGCCGCGATCTCGCCCGCAGCGAGCGCGCGAGCGAGCGCAGCCTGATCCACCACTCCACCGCGTGCCGTGTTCACGAAGACCGCCGTCCGCTTCATCTTTCGGAACTCCTCGGCCCCGAATAGGTTTCGCGTCTCGTGGGAGAGGGGCAAGTGCACCGACACGAAGTCGCTCTCGGCGAGCAGATCGTCCAGGCTCACCCGCAGTGCACCCAACTCTCGTTCCGCCTGCTCGTTCGCCGATCGGTCGGTATACAGAATGCGCATTCCGAAGCCGAGGCCCCGCCGAGCTACCGCCGTCCCGATGCGCCCCATCCCTACGATGCCCAGCGTCGCGCCGTGCACGTCCTGTCCTACCATGTACATCAGGCTCCAAGACTTCCACCTGCCCCCGCGCACGACCCGCTCGCTTTCGCCGATGCGTCGCGCCGCCGCCATCAGCAGAGCCCAAGCCAGGTCGGCGGTGGTTTCGGTCAGCACGCCTGGGGTGTTGCCCACGGCCACGCCGCGCGCGGTGCAAGCGGGTACGTCTATGTTGTCGAACCCCACGGCACAGTTGGACACCACGCGCAGCTTCGGCGCGGCGTCTAGCAGCTCGGGGTCAATCCGATCGGTGAGGAAGACCAGCAGCCCCTCCGCCTCGCGCGCCTCGCTGAGCAGGGTCTCGCGCGGCACAGGCACGTCGGCGGGCTCCCACTGGCGAAGATTGGCGTGAGCGCGGATGAGGTCGAGGGCTTCTTCGGGCATCCATCGGGTGACGTAGGCGTTTGGCTTGCTCATGGCGGTGGAATCCGGTTTCCGTGCGCACCCGTCGCTTTCCTGCCCACGACCTCGGCTGCCACAATGCCTTTAGCATGCGAATTGACGTGATCACGCTCTTTCCCGACCTCATCCGATCGGCCACACGGTACAGTATGGTGAAGCGTGCACAAGAGGATGGAATCGTGCAAATTTCCGTTACGGACCCGCGGGACTTCACTCCCGATCGGCACCGCACTGTGGACGATTCGCCCTTCGGAGGCGGCCCAGGCATGGTGATGAAGGTGGAGCCCATCGAGAAGGCGCTCGCCGCCTGCCGAGAAGCCTCCGGTTTGAATGGCAGGGTCCTCCTGACCGAGCCACAGGGCAAGCCGATGACCCAGGCGGACGCGCGGCGTTGGGCGAACGAGCCGTCGCTCATCATCGTTTGCGGCCACTACGGCGGCGTGGACCAGCGCGTGGCGGACCACCTCGCCGACGAAAGCGTGTCTATCGGTGACTACGTGCTGACCGGCGGCGAGATACCGGCTCTCGTCATCATAGATGCGGTCACGCGCTTGCTCCCCGGCGTACTGGGAAACGAGGAATCGCCCGAAAAGGACAGCTTCGAAGAGGGGCTTCTGGGTTACCCGCAATACACCCGGCCGGAGGGCCACCACGGTTGGCGCGTGCCCGAGGTATTATTGTCCGGCCACCATGGGGCCATCCAGCGGTGGCGGCGCGCCCAGCAACTCCTGAGAACCAGGCGGCTCCGGCCGGACTTGTTTGCGCGTGCGCCGATAACAGCGGAGGACGTCCGGCTGATGGCCGAGACGGTGCAAGGAGACGAGAATGAGCCAGGCTGAGCTACTGGCGGCCGTGAGCGCCGCAAACATGAAAACCGACTTGCCGGAAATCCGCCCCGGCGACACGTTGGCCGTCAGCGTGCGCGTCATCGAAGGCGGCAAGGAGCGTATCCAGGTTTTCGAGGGCACCGTAATCGCCCTCAAACACGGCGGCGTCGCGGAGACGGTCACCGTAAGGAAGATCAGCCACGGCATAGGCGTCGAGAGAACCTTCCCGCTTCACTCCCCGCGCGTGGCCAAGTTCGAGGTGAAGCGGCGCGGCAAGGTGCGCAGGGCAAAGCTCTATTACCTGCGCAAGAAGGTTGGCAAGGCCGCTCGCATCAAGGAACTGCGCTAACCCATGCCGGAAGGACCCTCCGGGCTTACCGTCTTCATCGAAAGCATCGCCCGCGCCCAACTCACGACGGTGATGATCGTGATGGTAATCGCGACGGTGGTCCGGGCAGGTGCGATCCTCGGTCGTGAGCGGACCTATGGGCTGAACGCAAAGGTGCTGCACATCCTGGCGGACCTCGCAGATGCCATCATCTATGCCGGCATTCTCGTCTTCATGGTCATCCGACCCTTCGTGCTGCAGACGTTCTGGATCCCGAGCGAGTCGATGGAGCAGACACTGCTGAAGGGCGACTACCTGGTGGTGAACAAGGCCGTATACCGCACCAGGGACCCGAAGGCGGGCGAGATCGTGGTGTTCCGCGCTCCCGACGAGGCACTCACACCGGGGCAACCCATCGGGAAAACCGACTTTATCAAGCGCTGCATAGGAACCCCAGGGATGTTGGTGGAGATCCGCGACGAAGGAGGCGGTTCCTATCGGCTATACCGGGAGGGCAAGCCCGTCGAAGAGAAATATCTCGGTTCGCCAATCCCCGCGGCGTTCAAA contains the following coding sequences:
- the rplS gene encoding 50S ribosomal protein L19, with protein sequence MSQAELLAAVSAANMKTDLPEIRPGDTLAVSVRVIEGGKERIQVFEGTVIALKHGGVAETVTVRKISHGIGVERTFPLHSPRVAKFEVKRRGKVRRAKLYYLRKKVGKAARIKELR
- the lepB gene encoding signal peptidase I, whose protein sequence is MPEGPSGLTVFIESIARAQLTTVMIVMVIATVVRAGAILGRERTYGLNAKVLHILADLADAIIYAGILVFMVIRPFVLQTFWIPSESMEQTLLKGDYLVVNKAVYRTRDPKAGEIVVFRAPDEALTPGQPIGKTDFIKRCIGTPGMLVEIRDEGGGSYRLYREGKPVEEKYLGSPIPAAFKVVKLDPSKLLPSERAWLRDVWRKDLPDYVSLQREIQIDPFTQENVEVTTVLMHRLFGEGRELGEKLWSLPAEPLPPDHYLMMGDNRSYSSDGRVWGLVQRWRIIGRADYVFLPLSRWQVVPNNPY